In Synergistaceae bacterium, the genomic window CGACGATCATTCTTGAGCCGAAAAGCTGTGTGATGAGTTTCGCGTAGGGAGTCTCACCGCAGCCCGCGCAGGCTCCGCTGAACTCAAACAGAGGTCTCTGGAACTGTGAACCCTGAACGGTGAACTTGTCGCCCGCGTCAGCCTTGTCCGCAACGTTCTCAAATGCAAACGTCCAGCGGTCAATCTCTGCTGTCTGTGTTGCTGACGGCTTCATTTCGAGAGCCTTAACCGGGCAGATGTCCGCGCAGTTTCCGCAGCCGAGACAGTCGAGAACGTCAACCTGCATTTTGTACTTGTAGCCTGCCGCTTTGAGTTTCGGTGCTTTAACGTCAACAGCTCCGAATCCTTCAGGGGCGATTGCCTGCTCCTCAGCGTTAAGCAGGAAGGGACGAATTGCCGCGTGAGGGCATACCATTGAGCACTGGTTGCACTGAATGCACTTTGCGCCGTTCCATTCGGGGACGTTTACGGCGACTCCGCGCTTCTCGTACTTGCTTGTGCCTGCCGGGAAGTGTCCATCCTCGTAGCCGTCAACAAATGCGCTTGAAGGAAGTGTGTTGCCCTTCTGAGCGTTGATTGTGTCAACCTGATAGCTGATGAATCCGGGAATCTCTGTCGGGAGTCCGGGGCGTTTGTGAGCTTTGTCCTCTGCTGTCTTCCATGCTTCCGGAACGTTAATCTCAATGAGTCCCGCGAGTCCTGCGTCAACAGCGGCGTAATTCATCTTCACGATGTCCTCGCCCTTTGCGCCGTAGGATTTTACGATTGCTTCCTTCATGTAGGTTACAGCGTCTTCAATCGGGATAACCTTTGCGAGCTTGAAGAATGCTGACTGCATGATTGTATTTGTGCGTGAGCCGAGTCCGATCTTCTGCGCCTCGTCTACAGCGTTGATGACGTAGAACTTGCAGCCGAGGTTAGCGATTTTGCGCTTCAGGCTTGCGGGCAGGTGTTCCTCTAATGCCTCAAGTGTCGTCCACTGTGTATTGAGCAGGAACGTTCCGCCTTCCTTCATGCCCTGGAGAAGGTCATACTGATTCACGTACTCCTGTTTGTGGCACGCTATGAAGTCTGCGTGGTCAATGAGGTATGTTGACTTGATGGGCGATTTGCCGAAACGCAGGTGCGACATTGTGATACCGCCGGACTTTTTCGAGTCATAGTCGAAATATCCCTGCGCGTACATGTCTGTGTGGTCGCCGATAATCTTGATGCTGTTCTTGTTCGCGCCGACTGTGCCATCACTGCCGAGTCCCCAGAACTTGCAGCAAACTGTTCCCTCCGCCGCGGCGTTGATATGCTCATCGGGGATGAGTGAGCTGTCGTTCACGTCGTCAATGATTCCGAGTGTGAAGTTGTTGCGAGGCTCAAAGAGTTTCAGGTTGTCAAAGCAGACTTTGAGATCTGACGGCGTTGTGTCTTTCGAGCCGAGTCCGTAGCGTCCGCCAACAATCTTGGGAGCGCGGCAGTTTCCTACGAACAGCGAGCATACATCCTCATAGAGAGGCCCGCCGAGTGCGCCGACTTCCTTCACGCGGTCAAGAACTGCGATTGCTTTCACTGTCGCGGGTAATGCCCTGAAGAAATATTTGGGTGAGAACGGGCGATAAAGGTGGACTTCAACGACTCCGACTTTCTCGCCTTTCGCGTTGAGGTAGTCTACGGTCTCTTCAATCGCCTGACACACTGAACCCATCGCAACGATTACGCGCTCTGCATCGGGTGCGCCGTAGTAGCTGAACGGGTGATACTCGCGGCCGCAAATGCCTTTGATGTCTTCCATGTACTTGGCTACGATGTCCGGCACTTTGTCATAGAAAGGCTGTGAGGCTTCTTTCGCCTGGAAGAATATATCGGGGTTCTGCGCTGTACCTTTCGTGAAGGGCTTTTCCGGCCTCATTGAACGGTCTCTGAATGCTGCAATCGCGTCATAGTCTACGAGTTTGGCGAGGTCTGCATAGTCGAAAGCGTCAACCTTCTGAATCTCGTGGGACGTTCTGAATCCGTCAAAGAAATTCAGCACGGGTACTGATGACTTAATCGCCGTAAGATGTGCTACTGCGGCCATGTCGTGAGCTTCCTGCACTGAGCCGCCCGCAATCATCGTGAAGCCGCACATACGAGTCGACATTACATCGCTGTGGTCTCCGAAAATCGAAAGCGCGTGCATTGCTATGGCTCTTGCTGTTACGTGGAAGACTCCGGGAAGAAGCTCGCCCGCGATTTTGTACATGTTCGGAATCATGAGGAGGAGTCCCTGTGATGCCGTGTAGGTGCTGGCCAATGCTCCCGCCGACAATGCGCCGTGGCAGGCCGCCGCCGCTCCTGCTTCTGACTGCATTTCGGTTACTTTGACGGTTTTGCCGAAAATGTTCTTGCGTCCGTGCGCTGCCCATTCGTCAATGTGTTCAGGCATGGGCGAAGAAGGCGTGATGGGATAAATCGTCGCCATTTCGGAGAAGGCATACGCTACGTGAGCGACAGCCTCATTACCGTCCATAGTTTTCCAGTTTCTTTTCATGAAAGTAAATACCCTCCCTCTGGAATTGTGAAACGTTATGAAATTATGTTTGTGAAAAATTTATGCGCTGTGAAATATTCTACTACAAGTGAAAAATATTTACACACTGCTTTTACTGGGAATTTCAGCGGGATATATGGAGATTGAGCCGTGTTTGATAAAATTCTCTGTACATACAAAAGTTTCACACAGGAGGATTCATTTTCACATGTTCAGAAATTCAGGGGCAGGGAAATTTTTACCCGTGTCAAATCTGTCTTCCTGCTCTCTGATTTATCGTGTCAAAAGAAAGGAGATAATGAAAAAAATTGCGGCTGGATAAAATTATGGATAAATATTTGTCCTCAAAGCCTGAGGATAATTGCTGCTGGTTCAATGGCGGATGGATTAGCCGTAAAGATTTCGCGGTGCTTGCTGACAGGTGTACTGAAATGCTGCGGGATTCGGGATTCTCGGAGGGTCAGCGGCTTGCAGTACTCATGCCGAACTCACCCATGACTCTTGCGGTGATTCTTGCGTGCTGGAGGCTCGGCGGAGTTTTCTGCCCGCTCAACGAGAAGACCGGGGAAATTTCCCTGCTGAAGACTCTTGACCTGCTGAAGCCGTTTGCGGTGATACTGTCTGAAGGCGTGAAGAGTGATTTAGAGTCAGCCCTCACAAAAGCGGAATGGCCTTGCGTGAGACTGGGCAACGAAAAATTTTCGGGCGCGGAGAAATTCGCAGGCAAGACTCAGACTGCGGACGATTACGACAAAACATTAGCTGTAATATTCTCCACGTCAGGCACAACAGGAGACCCTAAAGCCGTACCTCTCACACACGCCAACATTCTCGACAACATCAACGCCTGCCTCGAACACGTTACAGACCTCAAGCCGGAAGACTCCCTGCTGAACGTCCTACCGAATTTTCACGCATTCGGCTTCACAATCTGCTGCGTGTTACCGTTTGTGCTGGGCGCGACTCAGGTAGTCGTTACGGGCTTCATGCCTCCGTCAAACGTCATCAAGGCTGTGGAGGCGACTCACCCTACTGTGCTTCTTCTCGTTCCGACAATGCTGGGATTTGTCGCGTCATATCTCGAAAAGCAGGGCAAAAAGTTATCGGGCATAAAGTTATTGATTGCCGGGGGCGACAGGTACAACCCGAAAATTGACGACAGAGTCACGGCGGCTTTCGGCGTTCCTGTGATTGAGGGCTACGGAATCACGGAATGTTCTCCCGTTTTGGCGGTCAACCCGAATCCCTCTGTCCGCAAACTCGGCACTGTCGGGCCAGCATTGCCGCGCTTTGAGTTACAGCTGAGAAGTGAGTCGGGAGAAATTCAGAGCATACCGGGCGAGGGCGTTTTGTGGACGCGGGGGCCTTCCGTTACAGCAGGCTACTACCACGCGCCCGAAATCAACAAGGAGCGATTCATTGACGGCTGGTTCAACACGGGCGACTATGTTCAGATTGACGCGGACGGCTACATCAAGATTCTTGACCGAGTTACGGACATCATCATAGTTGGAGGGTTCAACGTCTACCCGCAGGAGGTTGAAGCGATTCTTGCCGAACATCCCGCCGTCAACATGGCCGTAGTTGTCGGAATGCCCAACGACATTAGCGGGGAAGTCCCGAAAGCATACGTGATTAAGCAGCAGGGAGCGGAAGTAACAGAAGGGGAATTAGTGAAATTCTGCAAAGAGAGATTATCACACTACAAAGTCCCGCGTAGTGTTGAGTTTGTCGACAGCCTTCCGATTTCGGCGACAGGGAAAATTTTGCGGCGCGTTCTGCGTCAGAAAGAAAGGGAGAAAAATTAATGCGCCTCGAAAATATCATCATGCCTAGGCTTGAAGAAAACCCCTCCGAGAATTGCTGCTGGTGGGACGGAAAATGGCATACCCACAAAGACCTTCTCTCACTCATCAGCAACTGTGAGAACGTATTACGGGCTTCAGGCTTCACACGCGGTCAGAAACTTGTCGTAATGCTCAGAAATTCTCCGCTCATCCCTGCATTGTCGCTCGCTGTGTGGAAACTCGGCGGGATATTCTGCCCCCTCAACGAGAAAGCCGGACTCGAATCGCTGACGGGGACTCTTGACCTGATTCAGCCTTTCGCGGTAATCGCAGAGCATGAGATTCCCGGCCTCATGGATAAATGGCCGTTCATTACGTGTTCGCTTGACAGTGTGAGCCTTCCTGCGTTCACGGGAAAAACTCAGAGTCCCGAATCTGACTCGCTGGCCGTGATTTTCGCCACTTCAGGCACGACAGGACTCCCGAAAGCCGTCCCATTAACACACGAAAATTTAGCGTCAAACTGTCAGGCCGTCCGCGACACTGTAACAAGCATGAGCGGAAAAGATACATTCCTCACGGTGCTGCCTAACTTCCATTCATTTGGCTACACTGTAACGATAATCCTTCCGCTTACGATGGGCGGAAAGCTGGCTATTGCTCCGTCATTCCTTCCGCCGACACCGACAATACGCGCCATAACAGAGGCGAAAATTGATGTGATGTTCGTAGTCCCGGCAATAATGTCGTTCCTTATGATGTCGGTTGAGAAAGGGAAAATGCCCCCCGAACCCCTAGCCCGTATCCGCATAATCTGCACGGGAGGCGACAAGCTGAATCCCAATGTGCATAAGCAGGCGTTAAAGTTTCTTGGGCGCGACATAATGGAGGGCTACGGCCTCACGGAAACCTCCCCGGTTATCTGCGTCAATCATGACTGCGTTACACAGAAAACGGGCAGCATCGGCCCCGTTATTCCCGGCTATGAGTACAAGCTCAAGACACGCGAAGGGGAAGACACGACAGAACGCGAGGGAGTATTGTGGGTGAAAGGGCCGTCCGTAACTCCCGGCTACCTTCACGCCCCGGAGATTACCGCCGAGAGATTCGACGCTGAAGGCTTCCTGAACACCGGCGACTATGTGAGGCTTGAGACTCATGACGGCGAAGAATATGTGTATATTCTTGACCGGGTTACGGATATTATCATTGTCGGGGGCTTCAACGTTTACCCGCAGGAAGTCGAGAAAGTTTTGGCCGAACATCCTGCGGTGCGTCAGGCTGTTGTTGTGGGAATGCCTCACGACATAAACGGTCAGATTCCCAAGGCGTATATCATGCTTGAGGACGGAGCAAAAACGGACGAGCGCGAAATAATCAAGTACGCAAAAGAACACCTCGCACATTTCAAAGTTCCGAGAAGGGTAGAATTTGTTACGGAGTTTCCTCTTTCAGGGACAGGGAAAATTCTGCGGAGAGTCCTGCGGGACAGAGCCGCCGGGAAATAAGCATATTGCCTCCTCAGAATAACGGGGAGGCTTTTATTTTGCGCGGAATTTTGCGAGCTTGGCTGATGATTTCTTCCACAAAGTTATGATAATGTTTTTGTTCAGCGCGGTGAAAAATATTATGCTCATGATGATATTTGCTGCGTCAAGATATATATTCCTCACAAAGCAAAGCGCGCACATAAGCGAGAGGAACAGCACGACAAAAATCACGTGCTTCTTGTCATATCTAATGCTGACCATTTTCCTGCATTCCTTCATTCTGACTGCACCAACAACGGCATAGCTTACCACTGTTGAGACTGAAGCGGCATATATCCCGATAAACTTAATCAGCGCAAGATTTATAGTGAGGTTGCATATTGCGGCCATAAATGTTGTGGTCGCTATTCCTTTCGTGTTTTTGTTGGCAGTGTAAATTCCTCCGAGAAAAGCACTGATTATACTGAAGAATGAAGCCATGAACAGAATTGGCATCTGATTGTAAGCGTCAGAGTAATCACCGCGCACGAGGATTGCGAAAAGCACGGGTGTTGAAGCGATTATCAGCCCTAGCAGCCCGGCCATGAGGTCAAAAATTCCCCTGAACATGTAAGTGTAGTACTCTGACCTGTCTTTGTCCTTCATTGCCAGACTGGCATTCTCAGTCCATGCCATAGAGAAAGTGCCGTTAGCGATATTCAGGAGGTGCGGTATTTTGTGGGCTACGGCGTAGGCGGCATTGGCGGGAAGACCTATGAACGAGACAATGAGGAATCTGTCTGAGGCATGAATTATCCACCATGCAAGGCTGTTGAAGACACTCGGCCATGAATATGAAAGCAGCTGCTTTATCTTTTCCGCGCTGAACAGAGACAGGTCTATGAGGCTGAATATTCTGAGCCTGTACATCAGGAAACACATTGACGAGGCCGACGCAAGAAGCACGGAAGCTATTGCACCGGGGAGTCCGGCACGGAACAGCCAGAGAAGTATAATTATGAACAGCACCTTGAACGAGGCATTTATAACGGAGCTTAACGAGTAATCCAGATTGTTTCCCAGCCCACGCGTGAAAAGACCCATTGTATTGTTGGCGAGGCTTACGGACATATAGACGCAGGCCAGAAGTCGCACTGAGGGCTTTCCCGGAATGAAGAAGAAAAACGGAATCAGCGTAACTAGAGACATGACAGCGGTAAAAATCACGGTGTTTGAGATAATGCTTCTGATTTCGGGGAGATTCTTCCGGGCATCGATAAGGTAACGGAATGCTGCTGACCTGATGCTTAGGGTGGTAATAGGAAGCACCATCGAAAACACCACGAAAACAAGGTCAAATATTCCGTACTCAATTTTCGTCAAGCAGCCTGTCAGCACTGGAAGCGTGATGAAGACTCCGAACTTGGGCAGTATAGTTCCCAAGGAGAAAATCAATGTATTTTTCAGTAGATTTACCTGCCTGCTCAACGGGAAATATTTTCCTCCTGAATAATATAAATTGGTGTGATAATTTTATCGCGGATTATAACATGACAGGAGGACGATTTTTTATGATAACAGCGACATTCAACGTCAACTCCGTACGGACACGCCTGCCGATTTTGGAGCGGTGGCTGAAAATTTTCGCGCCTGATTTCCTCTTCATGCAGGAGACAAAGACTCAGGATGAATTTTTCCCGGCTCTAGCGTTTCAGGAATTTGGCTACAGGTCATATTATCACGGGGGAAAAAGCTATAACGGTGTGGCGGCTCTCGTGAAGAATGACATTGATGATGTCGATGTGTCATTCGGATTTGACGGCGGGGAATTTGACACAAGGGTAATGACTCTCAGGCACAAAAATTTCACCGTCCTTAATACTTACGTTCCTCAGGGGAAATCCATCGATCACCATGACTTTCAGGTGAAGAAGGAATTTCTCGCCCGCGTCAAAAATATCATTGAGCGCGAAAAGGATGGCCTGTTCCTGTGGCTCGGTGATTTGAACGTTGCGCCGGAGCCTGAAGACGTGAATCACCCGGAGGCAAAGCGGAATCATGCGTGCTTCAGCGATGAGATACGGCAAATTTTCCGGGACACAAAAAACGGCCTAATTGATGTATTGAGGCTGTTCGACAAAAATCCCGGTGTGTATACTTTCTACGATTACCGCGTGAAAAGTGCTGTTGACCGCAATATAGGCTGGCGGATTGATCACATGCTTGCGTCTCCGAAACTGGCGGACTTGGCCGAGTTTTGCCGACCTGACATTGAGCCGCGTAAATGGGAGTGTCCATCGGATCATGTTCCCCTTATTGCGGGATTCAAAATTCAGTGAGTGCTTGAAAATTATATGCCGAATGTTAAACTGTCCAACGCTGACTATTAGCACAAAGTATCAGCTACCAATACAGCAAACAGCAGTCTGTTCAGCAAAATGGATCCGGCAAAATATCCCTATATAGCAAGATATGACGTGTCCCAGGATAACCGCATAAAGATAGCAACACACGCTAAGGCAACAATGTCCGCCGCCTATGTCAAAGATTTGTATGAGGAATTTGCATCATATCTCAGATCTGCGCTTGCTGAAGCGTTCTCGAACATGAAAGCATCACCCGGACGCATAGTAGGAGATCTATCCAAGCTGAATATGTCCCTGAAAGATATTCTTACTTACGCTCAGAGCGGCGATATTGTCGGTGAAGTCATTAACCTAATATTTCAGGGGCTGGAGAGCGAACGAAGTACCATAAAACTGATTGGGAAAGTTTGCGGCAGGCTAGGGCTTGAAGTCCGGCAGAATATCATTGAGGAAGCTGTATATTATCTCGAAATCAGGCACAAGCTAGTTCACGCTGACGGCTTTGCTGATGATAAATTCAAGGCGGAGCATAAAAAGCTGAAATACACCGCTGATTCGTATATTGACCTGACATACAGCACACTAACCGCAATGCGGCAGAAAGTCTCCGCGCTGGTTGAGGCGATAGACGATGAGGCAATCACAAAGCAAATATTAAGACCTCACACAGAACCGTAGCAGAAAAAAATCCCCCCTCGTTCACTGCAAGGGGGGACTTCTTTATATCAGCCCGAAATATTCAAGCCTCTTCCGGCATTCCTCGCGTCCCATAAGTTCGGCGACCTCGAAAATTCCCGGGCTTACCTTCATTCCAGTCAGCGCAAAACGCAAAGGCATCGCGTAATCCTTCATCTTTGCCCCTTCATGACTCCCAATCCATGACCTTGCAGCCTCTTCAAGCTCTCCGGCCTTCCAGTTTTCATGAGTGAGTATCTCAGACATAAACGGCTTCAGCTTCTCACGGTCAACGCCTTCCGCGCTCCATCTCGATTTCACAGGTTCAAACGACACAAAATAGTCGGCAAACTCTGACATCTCTTTTGCCGTGCGCCCCCTTCCGGCCATGAGCGTCAATGCGTCCTCAAGATATTTCACGCCCCTCTCAGCTTCGACAGCCTCAACAGGGAGTCCCGCCTCAACCCAGAAAGGACGAACCATCGACAGCCTTACGGAAGGGGATAACGCCTTCAAGTGTTCCTGATTGATGTAGTTCAGCTTGTCGAAATCGAACACTGCCGCCTTTCTTGTTACCCGTGAAAGCTCGAACAGACTCGCCGCTTCATCTCTCGTGAAAATCTCTTTGTCGTCCCCCGCTGACCATCCCAATAACGCAAGGAAGTTGAACATTGAGTCAGGCATGTAGCCCATATCCCTGTACTCGTATATGCTTGTGGCTCCGTGCCGCTTGCTGAGTTTCTTTTTGTCGCGTCCCAAAATCATGGGAAGGTGCGCAAATTCGGGAACGTCCCAGCCTAACGCACGGTAAATCAAAATCTGCTTGGGCGTGTTCGAGATATGATCTTCCCCCCTGATTACGTGCGTGATATTCATGAGGTGATCGTCAACAACAACAGCATAGTTATACGTCGGCATTCCGTCGCTCTTAATGATTACTATGTCTTTGAGCTTGTCCGAGTCTTTCTCCCTGAGTCCGTCGCTCATAACGTCAATTTGTCCGTACACTATATCACGGAACGATATATCCTGCCCCGGCTCAACGCGGAAAATTATCGCGTCCCCGTCCCTGTACGCTTTGCCCATGTCAACAAGCTGATTAGCGTAGTCCCGGTAAATGCCGAGTCTCTCGGACTGTCTGTAAGGCCCGTAATCCCCGCCGATGTCAGGCCCCTCGTCCCAGTCAAGACCAAGCCAGACCATCCCGGACATGATTGTCTGCTCGTATTCTTTCGTTGAGCGGGCAAGGTCTGTATCCTCAATGCGGAGAATGAATTTCCCGTGATTGTGCCGCGCCCAGAGCCAATTGAACAGCGCAGTATGCCCCCCGCCTATGTGAAGCGCGCCTGTTGGACTCGGAGCGAATCTTACACGTACCATAATTTTGCCTCCCTGTGTGAAATGTTTTGCTGACGTGAGAATTATACCGCGTTCACTCTCGCCCACTCGAATATGCCCAAGGCCGCCGCAACGCTCGCATTCA contains:
- the xth gene encoding exodeoxyribonuclease III; the protein is MITATFNVNSVRTRLPILERWLKIFAPDFLFMQETKTQDEFFPALAFQEFGYRSYYHGGKSYNGVAALVKNDIDDVDVSFGFDGGEFDTRVMTLRHKNFTVLNTYVPQGKSIDHHDFQVKKEFLARVKNIIEREKDGLFLWLGDLNVAPEPEDVNHPEAKRNHACFSDEIRQIFRDTKNGLIDVLRLFDKNPGVYTFYDYRVKSAVDRNIGWRIDHMLASPKLADLAEFCRPDIEPRKWECPSDHVPLIAGFKIQ
- a CDS encoding oligosaccharide flippase family protein, coding for MSRQVNLLKNTLIFSLGTILPKFGVFITLPVLTGCLTKIEYGIFDLVFVVFSMVLPITTLSIRSAAFRYLIDARKNLPEIRSIISNTVIFTAVMSLVTLIPFFFFIPGKPSVRLLACVYMSVSLANNTMGLFTRGLGNNLDYSLSSVINASFKVLFIIILLWLFRAGLPGAIASVLLASASSMCFLMYRLRIFSLIDLSLFSAEKIKQLLSYSWPSVFNSLAWWIIHASDRFLIVSFIGLPANAAYAVAHKIPHLLNIANGTFSMAWTENASLAMKDKDRSEYYTYMFRGIFDLMAGLLGLIIASTPVLFAILVRGDYSDAYNQMPILFMASFFSIISAFLGGIYTANKNTKGIATTTFMAAICNLTINLALIKFIGIYAASVSTVVSYAVVGAVRMKECRKMVSIRYDKKHVIFVVLFLSLMCALCFVRNIYLDAANIIMSIIFFTALNKNIIITLWKKSSAKLAKFRAK
- the gltX gene encoding glutamate--tRNA ligase; the protein is MVRVRFAPSPTGALHIGGGHTALFNWLWARHNHGKFILRIEDTDLARSTKEYEQTIMSGMVWLGLDWDEGPDIGGDYGPYRQSERLGIYRDYANQLVDMGKAYRDGDAIIFRVEPGQDISFRDIVYGQIDVMSDGLREKDSDKLKDIVIIKSDGMPTYNYAVVVDDHLMNITHVIRGEDHISNTPKQILIYRALGWDVPEFAHLPMILGRDKKKLSKRHGATSIYEYRDMGYMPDSMFNFLALLGWSAGDDKEIFTRDEAASLFELSRVTRKAAVFDFDKLNYINQEHLKALSPSVRLSMVRPFWVEAGLPVEAVEAERGVKYLEDALTLMAGRGRTAKEMSEFADYFVSFEPVKSRWSAEGVDREKLKPFMSEILTHENWKAGELEEAARSWIGSHEGAKMKDYAMPLRFALTGMKVSPGIFEVAELMGREECRKRLEYFGLI
- a CDS encoding AMP-binding protein; translation: MDKYLSSKPEDNCCWFNGGWISRKDFAVLADRCTEMLRDSGFSEGQRLAVLMPNSPMTLAVILACWRLGGVFCPLNEKTGEISLLKTLDLLKPFAVILSEGVKSDLESALTKAEWPCVRLGNEKFSGAEKFAGKTQTADDYDKTLAVIFSTSGTTGDPKAVPLTHANILDNINACLEHVTDLKPEDSLLNVLPNFHAFGFTICCVLPFVLGATQVVVTGFMPPSNVIKAVEATHPTVLLLVPTMLGFVASYLEKQGKKLSGIKLLIAGGDRYNPKIDDRVTAAFGVPVIEGYGITECSPVLAVNPNPSVRKLGTVGPALPRFELQLRSESGEIQSIPGEGVLWTRGPSVTAGYYHAPEINKERFIDGWFNTGDYVQIDADGYIKILDRVTDIIIVGGFNVYPQEVEAILAEHPAVNMAVVVGMPNDISGEVPKAYVIKQQGAEVTEGELVKFCKERLSHYKVPRSVEFVDSLPISATGKILRRVLRQKEREKN
- the nifJ gene encoding pyruvate:ferredoxin (flavodoxin) oxidoreductase, yielding MKRNWKTMDGNEAVAHVAYAFSEMATIYPITPSSPMPEHIDEWAAHGRKNIFGKTVKVTEMQSEAGAAAACHGALSAGALASTYTASQGLLLMIPNMYKIAGELLPGVFHVTARAIAMHALSIFGDHSDVMSTRMCGFTMIAGGSVQEAHDMAAVAHLTAIKSSVPVLNFFDGFRTSHEIQKVDAFDYADLAKLVDYDAIAAFRDRSMRPEKPFTKGTAQNPDIFFQAKEASQPFYDKVPDIVAKYMEDIKGICGREYHPFSYYGAPDAERVIVAMGSVCQAIEETVDYLNAKGEKVGVVEVHLYRPFSPKYFFRALPATVKAIAVLDRVKEVGALGGPLYEDVCSLFVGNCRAPKIVGGRYGLGSKDTTPSDLKVCFDNLKLFEPRNNFTLGIIDDVNDSSLIPDEHINAAAEGTVCCKFWGLGSDGTVGANKNSIKIIGDHTDMYAQGYFDYDSKKSGGITMSHLRFGKSPIKSTYLIDHADFIACHKQEYVNQYDLLQGMKEGGTFLLNTQWTTLEALEEHLPASLKRKIANLGCKFYVINAVDEAQKIGLGSRTNTIMQSAFFKLAKVIPIEDAVTYMKEAIVKSYGAKGEDIVKMNYAAVDAGLAGLIEINVPEAWKTAEDKAHKRPGLPTEIPGFISYQVDTINAQKGNTLPSSAFVDGYEDGHFPAGTSKYEKRGVAVNVPEWNGAKCIQCNQCSMVCPHAAIRPFLLNAEEQAIAPEGFGAVDVKAPKLKAAGYKYKMQVDVLDCLGCGNCADICPVKALEMKPSATQTAEIDRWTFAFENVADKADAGDKFTVQGSQFQRPLFEFSGACAGCGETPYAKLITQLFGSRMIVANATGCSSIWGGSAPSMPYTTDANGHGPAWGNSLFEDAAEYGMGMKLSLNVMVNYLVSAAEALVKMDGVPAPMKEALQGWLDVHEDGEASVAAAAKVEECLDKLCCGCCDCGMSFDDLSEEAQKEVCTLCEYKDYLVKKSVWIFGGDGWGYDIGYGGLDHVLGSGEDVNVLVLDTEVYSNTGGQSSKSTPTAAIAQFAASGKRTRKKDLGRMAMTYGTVYVAQVGMGADKNQLMKALKEAEAHKGPSLVIAYAPCINHGIRAGMGKTQERTKLAVEKGYWHLYRYNPDVEAGKNPFTLDSKAPKLFDDAEAFVKDYKEFLMGEVRYSSLKRGFPAIADELFDRNAAEARERYLTYKALAEMGAISAEAK
- a CDS encoding AMP-binding protein; translation: MRLENIIMPRLEENPSENCCWWDGKWHTHKDLLSLISNCENVLRASGFTRGQKLVVMLRNSPLIPALSLAVWKLGGIFCPLNEKAGLESLTGTLDLIQPFAVIAEHEIPGLMDKWPFITCSLDSVSLPAFTGKTQSPESDSLAVIFATSGTTGLPKAVPLTHENLASNCQAVRDTVTSMSGKDTFLTVLPNFHSFGYTVTIILPLTMGGKLAIAPSFLPPTPTIRAITEAKIDVMFVVPAIMSFLMMSVEKGKMPPEPLARIRIICTGGDKLNPNVHKQALKFLGRDIMEGYGLTETSPVICVNHDCVTQKTGSIGPVIPGYEYKLKTREGEDTTEREGVLWVKGPSVTPGYLHAPEITAERFDAEGFLNTGDYVRLETHDGEEYVYILDRVTDIIIVGGFNVYPQEVEKVLAEHPAVRQAVVVGMPHDINGQIPKAYIMLEDGAKTDEREIIKYAKEHLAHFKVPRRVEFVTEFPLSGTGKILRRVLRDRAAGK